A single window of Anopheles moucheti chromosome 2, idAnoMoucSN_F20_07, whole genome shotgun sequence DNA harbors:
- the LOC128299636 gene encoding protein O-mannosyltransferase 1: MEPVSEASDTATVRSRKAQKKQQKVSEDSKNPRSTSMETDANERHHQTSDEPEKCAKPDDDKPKESTDRNAECEEVDDRFSFSIRLEFNAATMGLFLLSFLTRFYRITHPRGVVFDEIHFGKFVSLYLKNTFYFDQHPPLGKLLIAGAAGAVGYSGSFEFPKIGSEYDASVPILALRFVPALCGSLLAPVVYSILRQVKLGQGVSILGGLLIILDNALLTHSRFILMESMLLFFAAVGILTVLRFLQANPFSVRWWTLGTIASASLTAAVCVKFVGFYSYLLAMYIMGRHIWMELPDRRTSNAYILFKVIAKAVLIVSVSLAVYVGCFYLHFATLYKAGPHDNVMTSAFQASLEGGLASITKGQPLRVQHGSQITLKHTHGRVCWLHSHTHVYPIKYKDGRGSSHQQQVTCYGFKDVNNWWIVKRPNKDSLMVDDEPDYIEHGDVIQLVHGVTSRALNSHDVASPMSPLCQEVSCYIDYNISMQANLLWRVELLNGKESKNKWHAITSQVRLVHVNTTAALKYTGEQLPDWGFNQFEVAADRRQQTIDTIWNVEEHRYTQHKDKKEVLSKLLATEMIPTEPTKLSFWNKFSELQLKMLLHADKLESHMYSSEPHEWPLMDKGIAYWIAGESNAQVHLLGNLVIWYSASMAILMYVGFLVFYLIRRRREVYDLDPVEWDRFRMGGEIFLAGYLIHYLPYYFVERTLFLYNYLPALLFKVMLLCFVIDHCQLAIRKFVKQPMVVVGIFRAIVVAWFAGVLYFFQRYSVLSYGTTALSSDDVLELRLKDTWDLIVHKP, from the exons ATGGAGCCAGTGAGTGAAGCCTCCGACACGGCCACAGTGCGCAGCCGTAAGGCACAGAAGAAGCAGCAGAAAGTTAGTGAAGATAGCAAAAATCCACGATCGACATCCATGGAGACGGATGCAAACGAAAGACATCATcaaacaagcgacgaacccgaaaAGTGTGCAAAGCCAGATGATGACAAACCCAAAGAGAGCACTGATCGGAATGCGGAATGCGAGGAAGTGGACGATCGGTTCAGTTTTTCCATTCGTCTAGAGTTCAATGCAGCTACGATGGGACTGTTTTTGCTGTCATTCCTGACCCGCTTCTATCGGATCACACACCCACGGGGCGTTGT ATTCGATGAGATACACTTCGGGAAGTTCGTTTCGCTGTACCTTAAAAATACCTTCTACTTCGATCAGCATCCCCCTCTCGGCAAGCTGCTGATCGCAGGCGCTGCAGGTGCCGTCGGCTATAGTGGGAGCTTCGAGTTTCCGAAAATCGGTAGCGAATATGATGCG TCGGTGCCCATACTTGCGTTGCGCTTCGTTCCGGCTCTATGTGGCAGCCTTCTGGCCCCTGTCGTCTATTCAATACTACGGCAGGTGAAGCTCGGCCAAGGAGTTAGCATTCTAGGTGGACTTCTCATCATTCTGG ATAATGCTCTGCTGACGCATTCGCGCTTTATCCTGATGGAATCGATGCTGCTGTTCTTCGCAGCAGTTGGTATTCTGACCGTGCTCCGGTTCCTTCAGGCAAACCCATTCTCCGTACGCTGGTGGACACTGGGGACGATTGCATCCGCCTCGCTAACTGCAGCTGTTTGCGTTAAGTTTGTCGGATTCTACAGCTACCTACTGGCAATGTACATCATGGGGCGACACATCTGGATGGAGTTACCCGATCGGCGGACATCGAACGCTTACATCCTCTTCAAAGTGATCGCTAAAGCCGTTTTGATAGTGAGCGTATCGTTGGCTGTTTATGTCGGTTGTTTCTATCTGCACTTTGCAACGCTGTACAAGGCAGGTCCCCATGACAATGTGATGACTAGCGCTTTTCAGGCATCTCTTGAAGGTGGCTTAGCATCGATCACGAAGGGTCAACCGTTGCGCGTTCAGCATGGTTCGCAGATCACGCTCAAACACACGCACGGACGCGTTTGTTGGTTGCACTCGCACACGCACGTGTACCCGATCAAGTACAAAGATGGACGTGGTTCGAGCCATCAGCAGCAGGTAACGTGCTACGGATTTAAGGACGTCAACAACTGGTGGATTGTGAAGCGACCCAACAAGGACAGCCTGATGGTAGATGACGAACCGGATTACATCGAGCACGGAGATGTTATCCAGTTGGTACACGGTGTGACAAGCCGTGCGCTAAACTCGCACGATGTTGCCTCCCCGATGTCCCCACTCTGTCAGGAGGTGTCCTGCTACATCGACTACAACATCTCGATGCAGGCCAACTTACTGTGGCGCGTGGAGCTACTGAATGGTAAGGAATCCAAGAACAAGTGGCATGCGATCACGTCCCAGGTCCGATTGGTGCACGTCAACACGACGGCGGCCCTAAAGTACACCGGCGAACAGCTACCGGACTGGGGATTCAATCAATTTGAGGTGGCAGCTGATCGTCGTCAGCAGACTATCGACACTATTTGGAACGTGGAGGAGCATCGGTATACGCAACACAAGGACAAGAAGGAAGTACTCAGCAAGCTGCTCGCGACCGAGATGATACCGACGGAACCAACGAAGCTGTCGTTTTGGAATAAGTTCTCTGAGTTGCAGCTGAAGATGCTGCTACACGCCGACAAACTCGAAAGCCACATGTACTCCTCGGAACCGCATGAGTGGCCACTGATGGATAAGGGTATTGCCTACTGGATTGCAGGCGAATCAAATGCCCAGGTGCATCTGCTAGGGAACCTTGTCATCTGGTACTCGGCTTCAATGGCCATCCTGATGTACGTAGGGTTCTTGGTGTTCTACCTCATCCGTCGGCGCCGGGAGGTGTACGATCTGGATCCCGTCGAATGGGATCGATTCCGGATGGGTGGTGAGATATTCCTAGCCGGATATCTGATCCACTATCTGCCGTACTACTTCGTCGAGCGGACACTCTTCCTGTACAACTATCTGCCGGCGCTCCTGTTCAAGGTGATGCTGCTGTGTTTTGTGATTGATCACTGTCAGCTCGCCATAAGGAAGTTCGTCAAACagccgatggtggtggtgggcatCTTCCGGGCAATAGTGGTCGCATGGTTTGCCGGTGTGCTGTACTTCTTCCAACGCTATAGCGTGCTTAGCTACGGAACGACGGCTCTATCTTCCGACGACGTGCTCGAGCTGCGCCTTAAGGATACCTGGGATCTGATCGTACACAAGCCTTAG
- the LOC128299800 gene encoding fatty acyl-CoA reductase wat-like encodes MDDISVVSAVSGDDRRAQSVREFYKDSTILLTGGTGFIGKVLLEKLLRCFEVKTVFLLIRQKRNKTVDERLQEVFEDVIFDSIKSAPQGGKSLLAKVIPIEVNFHSEVVISTVDYHRLLAAQVEVVFNVMASIKFNEDIETAIDTNVLSSRKLFLLAQQLPHIRTIVHVSTFYSNCHRSHIEERIYEDLPFGGFENILGLFRHLTPEEKDSLKPIILGPMPNSYTFSKRCAEVMVQQQFAQLPIAIFRPPIVTSAYREPMPGWVNNFNGPAGMVVPVIRGQVYWCYGADDATVHMVPVDYCVNALLTVGWDNSQRKRTAQPLMREVVPVYNYAFRQNVFRNREAGALLALGIDSLLGKIFGRYTIHITSSTFMRKLFINWLLLQACVADIFNKLNGKKAKNYDTIKRVVALEDSTSYFRCHSWTVENENIRTLWDRLPADDRQLLPFDVETLDWKDYFRFFVTGVAAALKRQSTARQRMRAQTS; translated from the exons ATGGATGATATCAGTGTTGTGAGTGCGGTTTCCGGTGACGATAGACGAGCCCAGAGTGTTCGCGAGTTTTACAAAGACTCAACGATCTTACTAACCGGTGGCACAGGATTTATCGGTAAAGTGTTGCTGGAAAAGCTGTTGCGATGTTTCGAGGTGAAAACGGTGTTCCTGCTGATACGGCAAAAGCGTAACAAGACGGTGGACGAACGACTTCAGGAGGTGTTTGAAGATGTG ATATTCGACTCCATCAAATCAGCGCCGCAAGGTGGAAAGTCGCTTTTAGCGAAAGTGATCCCAATCGAGGTGAATTTCCACTCCGAAGTGGTCATATCAACAGTGGATTACCATCGATTACTAGCAGCCCAAGTGGAG GTTGTTTTTAACGTGATGGCGTCGATAAAGTTCAACGAAGACATCGAAACGGCAATCGATACGAATGTGCTATCCTCGCGCAAGTTGTTCCTGCTAGCACAGCAACTTCCCCACATCCGAACGATCGTGCACGTATCGACGTTCTACTCCAACTGTCACCGATCGCACATTGAGGAACGCATTTACGAGGACTTACCGTTCGGTGGGTTCGAAAACATTCTCGGGCTCTTTCGCCACCTAACGCCGGAAGAGAAGGACAGCTTGAAGCCAATCATTCTTGGTCCAATGCCGAACAGCTACACGTTCAGCAAGCGCTGTGCGGAGGTGATGGTTCAGCAACAGTTTGCACAGTTACCGATCGCCATCTTTAGACCACCGATAGTAACGTCGGCCTACCGGGAACCAATGCCTGGATGGGTGAACAATTTCAATGGACCGGCTGGCATGGTGGTACCGGTTATACGTGGCCAGGTGTACTGGTGTTACGGGGCAGATGATGCTACAGTTCACATGGTTCCAGTTGACTACTGTGTCAACGCACTGTTGACCGTTGGATGGGACAATAGCCAACG GAAGCGAACGGCTCAGCCTTTAATGCGTGAAGTTGTCCCGGTGTACAACTACGCATTTCGGCAAAATGTATTCCGAAATCGTGAAGCTGGGGCATTGCTTGCCCTTGGAATCGATTCTCTGTTGGGAAAAATATTTGG CCGTTACACCATCCACATCACATCTTCAACCTTCATGAGAAAACTGTTCATCAACTGGTTGCTACTTCAGGCCTGTGTCGCTgacatttttaataaacttaATGGCAAAAAAGCTAA AAATTATGATACAATCAAGCGAGTGGTAGCCCTAGAAGACTCTACAAGCTACTTTCGCTGCCACTCATGGACAGTGGAGAATGAAAACATTCGTACACTGTGGGATCGGTTGCCGGCTGACGATAGACAACTGCTGCCGTTCGATGTAGAAACGCTCGATTGGAAGGACTATTTTCGGTTTTTCGTAACGGGTGTAGCTGCCGCACTGAAGCGACAATCTACGGCGAGACAACGTATGCGCGCGCAAACGTCTTAA
- the LOC128298292 gene encoding sperm-associated antigen 1, producing MSNKPQRLLEKYELLLDHLDFDYIRQSNNGHEVENILKVLRSGEEGHFPQLTAFAEERLKSLRPDSKLLRKEQPLATQHTMPEEQWENITTRLNEWQTMMKTIEEDLRSMQDEVEDPTVPRIRSVPVIDLEQEICVTAKAPSQSKYIKYCDYDRWDKFDADAVALKMDLDEERHREMVRINNQKNSEMPKIVELPPQAKLSQQEKQVIAGKLREKGNDNFRAKEFKEAVEEYDRSLDLYPTAACYNNRAIAYIKLQRYNEAIADCDLCLMIEPTNLKALLRKAQAFTLSDKKREAYQIYCDVLRLEPSNAIALSHTANLRRQLTDLPPPNAVRMAIEEVSNAEPDIDFRQLVRPKHVIKDRLPESIKQLKNDTITLVRQHAETLAKRDTKDMTLSTEPPRRSTPLIEEL from the exons ATGTCGAATAAACCGCAGAGATTGTTGGAAAAGTATGAGCTGTTATTGGACCACTTGGATTTTGATTACATTCGCCAAAGCAACAATGGGCACGAGGTGGAAAACATCTTAAAGGTGCTCCGTTCCGGGGAAGAAGGACACTTCCCACAACTAACCGCATTTGCCGAAGAGCGGTTGAAATCGCTCCGTCCGGACAGCAAGCTGCTGCGCAAGGAACAACCGTTAGCCACGCAACACACCATGCCGGAGGAGCAATGGGAAAACATCACCACAAGGTTAAACGAATGGCAGACTATGATGAAAACAATTGAAGAGGATTTACGCTCGATGCAGGACGAAGTGGAAGATCCCACAGTACCGCGCATCCGGAGTGTTCCTGTGATTGATCTGGAGCAGGAGATTTGCGTTACAGCAAAGGCACCGTCTCAGTCAAAATACATCAAATATTGCGACTACGACAGATGGGACAAGTTTGATGCCGACGCAGTAGCGTTGAAGATGGACCTGGACGAGGAACGTCATCGGGAGATGGTGCGGATAAACAACCAGAAGAATAGCGAAATGCCGAAAATTGTTGAACTTCCACCGCAAGCAAAGCTGTCGCAACAGGAGAAGCAAGTGATTGCTGGAAAGTTACGGGAAAAGGGTAACGATAATTTCCGTGCCAAGGAGTTTAAGGAAGCTGTGGAGGAGTACGACCGGAGCCTGGATTTGTATCCTACCGCGGCCTGCTACAACAATCGAGCCATAGCGT ACATAAAACTACAACGCTATAATGAAGCAATAGCGGATTGTGATCTCTGCTTGATGATCGAACCGACCAATCTAAAGGCACTGCTGAGAAAAGCGCAAGCATTTACATTGAGCGACAAAAAAAGAGAG GCCTATCAGATCTACTGTGACGTGCTGCGTTTGGAACCATCAAATGCGATTGCACTGAGCCATACGGCCAACTTGCGGCGTCAACTCACTGACCTTCCGCCACCAAACGCCGTCCGGATGGCCATCGAAGAGGTAAGCAATGCCGAACCGGACATCGACTTCCGTCAGTTGGTACGTCCGAAGCATGTTATCAAAGACAGGCTGCCGGAGAGTATTAAACAGCTGAAGAATGATACCATCACCTTAGTACGCCAGCATGCAGAAACGTTGGCAAAACGCGATACGAAAGACATGACCTTATCTACCGAGCCACCTCGTCGAAGTACACCACTGATCGAAGAATTGTAG
- the LOC128299808 gene encoding protein obstructor-E-like, whose protein sequence is MDMSHTSSIIRHSPEWTSEHERKENKLAGSGAILFAILVLVSVLAQQATAEPTCRPTGKYLTANPRDCRSYYYCFEGKPYYGVCGAGHQFDESRQSCLQSTVSECFSCPSSGIYNLPHPTSCQKFVMCFQGVANERVCPTGLLFNEKLRQCDLSGNVVC, encoded by the exons ATGGACATGAGCCACACTTCATCAATCATCCGGCATAGTCCCGAGTGGACGTCCGAGCATGAGCGCAAAGAGAACAAGCTG GCAGGATCAGGAgctatcttgttcgccatcttggttctgGTGAGCGTCCTCGCTCAGCAGGCCACGGCCGAACCAACGTGCCGTCCGACTGGTAAATATCTGACGGCTAACCCGAGAGATTGTCGCTCGTACTACTACTGCTTCGAGGGCAAACCGTACTACGGCGTCTGTGGGGCAGGCCATCAGTTCGACGAGAGTCGTCAGTCCTGCCTGCAGTCGACGGTGAGCGAGTGCTTCTCGTGCCCATCGTCCGGCATTTACAACCTGCCGCATCCGACGTCCTGCCAGAAGTTCGTTATGTGCTTCCAGGGTGTGGCCAACGAGCGCGTATGTCCGACAGGATTGCTGTTCAACGAAAAACTGCGCCAGTGTGATCTGAGCGGCAATGTGGTCTGCTGA